The genomic stretch ctgggcccaggaaatCCTGTTATTAAATGCCTAAAACTTCTTTTAGTTTATTAAGTTGTTTTTTGAGTACAAAAAATGAAGTCAGTTTTTGTTTTGACTTTGCAGATGACATTTGCATTTCCCAGCATGCCACGGGGCAGAAAGACGCCGTGAGAACAGTTTTAAAGCAAAAGTAAGTTTCACTTAACAGAAAATGGCTGGAAAATGTTTGAATAAAATAAGCTTCAGTCGTGCTTCAGACAAAGGCAGTACTTTTCTTTTCCCCACGTGTGAAATAGTGTTGTTCTCGTGCTTCTGGGTGGCTGTGAGTTCCTCAGTGTGTTAGAAATCAGTAGGATTGAACTGGGGCTGTTCTAAGCGCTGTGGCACATTAGCTTGTAATATCCTTGAGGCCCTGTGAAATAGATGCCCTTCCCATCCTGGTTTACAGCATCCCCTGTAGTCGGTGAGGAAGTGGGTCAGCCAGTGTCCGTTCCTGTGCTGGAGTTCAGTCAGGCCTTTTGCCTTTGGGCGCACGCCCTTCCCACGTGGTCAGGCAGTACTTTAGACATGGTGTTTATTGTTTACCATTGAAGGCTGCTGACGCCCCTGCAGCTTAAGATCTGAGTGAGGAGGACGCTGGCTGTCTGGGTGTCAGGAGGAGACCAGAGATTCTCCTCCCGCACGTTCCTTCTGTCTTAATCTGCAATATCACTGAAATACAACACGAAGCAAAAAGTGTGCACTAGTCTGGAGGCAGTGCTGGTTGCTGTTAGTGGAACAGAATGAGGTGATTTTCCTGGGTGAAACGcactctgctgctgatccagagCGACATGGAGGACATCTCAGAGAGCGGGAAAGGACTTGCCTGTGAAtgctcattttattttccattttacacaTATTCTGTGGATTTCTGTTTAATTCAAAGGCTTTACTTTAGAATTAAAATAAGCATTCAGCTATCGACCTAGGATGGTTATTTTTTTGCTTGCAATTATCCATGACACACATTCTACTCTGGGAAGCACTGGAGTGTCATGTGTATATACCATGAAACCACAATGCGATCTGAGTTAGCTGGTACTCTGACCTGTCAGGAGTTTCCTTTTTGTGTTTGTTCAGTCTGTAATTCCTAGTATGTGACGTGATAGTCGGTAGAGACCTCTGCATGGGAGATTGGATCCCAGGTGTGTTTAACAGTAAAATACAGGCGTGTGGGTGTGCTGGCTAATGTAATCGATCCTGTTTTCTGCCTGAGCTCTAAGTTGTACATTACTTGTGACTTGGGGGAACAGGAAATTCTCATTGCCTCCGCCTCTGAACTGAGGTGTCTAGATTTGTTAGACTGAGAGAGAGAAGTTAGGAGTAAGTGGACACGGAGAGGTCGTTGTGGACTCCACCCCCTTACGTGTCGACAGTCGATCTTTGTTACTTAAGGAGTCATGACTGGATGGCTTTGGAGTGATCTTCAGGCACGTGTTGGGACGCTctgggttcaaggcctggctctgctgctgattccagctttgtGCTGCTGCCCCCTGTTAGGGTCTGAAATAGCCCCTCCGTTGGATAGCAAAGAACCAGACGTGGATGCAATCAGCAAGCAGGGTTTATTGAGCTGGCTAGCCAGGGTCGAGCTCCTCACACGGACACGCAGGACCGGTGGATGAAGCCAGACCCCGAGCCAGGGACAAGTCAGGTTCTTATAGGCCAGTTTGGCCATTACAGCAAAGCCCGTGCCCACGAAAAACACTTcaatcattttaaagaaaatacaaaatactcCACTCAAATACAGGCAAGACTAAAGGCCCGCGAAATGCCTCAAGTCCCTATTCATCGTGACAAGACATAACTATTCAAAGCTAAGGGGTTACAGATGCAAAGCAATAGGTAGCATATCTGAAATACAGACCATGgggctatttatttttatccttgTCAGGGCACTGACCCTTACATCCTGAGCCTGAGTGTGGGGGCAATGGGCTCTTGCTCTTACTCGTCAGTGCCTGCAAAAGACCCACTGACCCTTACATCCTGAGCCTGGGTGAAGGGTCCTAATTAGCCTGAGTTACTATGAAACTTCTCTTTTTACATTAAGCTGCTTCTGGCTTATTCAAACTACTTCTAGTAATTAGgccttttaacattttggttgccTTTAACAccccccaaggacttgggttccttccctctgcatgggaaactcagatggagttctcagtttctggcttcaggctgccaCAGCCCCCGTGCAGTGGATttccttcccagatggctgcaaggctagggctgggccaggtggaagctgggagcctggagctgtccAGGCTTCCTACATAGGTGTCAAGGGCCTAAGCACATGAGTCAACCtcccctgcttttctttcttcttctttggtttttaaagatttattttaaaatttttattgcaaagtcagatatgcagagaggaagatcttctgtccgatgtttcactctccaagtggccacaacggccagtgttgcgccaatccaaagccaggagccaagaacctcctccaggtctgccatgtgggtgcagggtcccaaagctttgggtcgtcctcgactgctttcccaggccacaagcagggagctggatgggaagtggagctgccaggatatgaactggtacccatatgggatcctggtgtgttcaaggcgagaactttagccactaggctgctgtgctggaccCTCTTTCTGTGACTCTTGCCAGGGAAGGCTTGTTAGCTCTGTGAGGCTCAGTCAGGATGGTTGACCTGAAAGGAGCTTCACCTCTGTAATTCCATGACACTGTTCATGCGATTGTGTTGACATAATTGACAAGATTGATGACGTAATTGGGTATGAGCAGGTAATCAGAAAGTCAAGAAGATTCTAAATTTTGAGAGTGATTGGAAGATGGCAGTGGGAATGGGGAGTcccagggggtggggcaggggtgagatccagggggtggggcgggggcgggatCCAGGGGTGGGGCGGGTGCGGGATccagggggtggggcgggggagagatccaggggtggggcgggggcgggatCCAGGAGTGGGGCGGGGGCGGGATccaggggtggggcgggggcgggatccaggggtggggcgggggcgggatCAAGGAGTGGGGCTGGGGCGGGATCCAGGGGTTGGGGCGGTAAGGATGTCTTCTGATTTTGATTAGACTTACctgatttttgttaaagattctgttatttattattggaaagctagatttacagagagaaggagagacagatagaaagctcttccattctctggttcactccgcaagtggtcacagtgtccgcaacagccagagctgagctgagctgatccgaagccaggagccaggagcttcttccaggtctcccatgtgggtgcagggtcccaaggctttcccaggtcacaagcaggaagctggaagggaagtggaccatctgggacatgaaccagcatccatatgggatcctggtggttgcaaggcaaggattttagccactaggctagcgcaCCGGGCCCCAGCTTCCCTGATTTGGATGCTCAGTTTTGTCAGTAGTTCCTCTCATGGTTTTCTTTGACATAGAGTAGAATTGGGTAGCCTGTTCTCATTGTTCCTGATACTTACAGGTATGTTTTACtaggctcatttttaaaaaagatatatttatttacttgaaagattaaCTTCTAGAGAGCGAgctgaggagaaagagagagagagagatttcctgtctacctggctcactccccaaatgacagcagcaGGTGGACCGGCCAGGCTGAAGTCCGGAGGTGGGAGCATCCCGTTCTCTCCTGCGGAtgcagggccccagcacttggctcAGCGTTTGCaacttttcccaggtacattagcagggaactggatggaaagtggagcacctgggcctTGAAGAAGCACTCATGCTGGTGCACCAGGTGatgtcttaacccactgcaccacagtcctGGCGTcagcttttttaatttatttattggtaactaaaaagaaaatcaacattatTACTTATGGGCTTTTGCTAAATCTTCccattgcaagtgccaggatcccatagagcgTGGGGTAGTGTCCCaactgctgctcttcccatccagctccctgtttatggccagggaaagcggaagaggatggtccaagtcattgggaccttgcaccttcatggaagacctggaagaaactgctggctcctggcttcgggttagggcagctctggctgttgcagccatttgagcagtaaaTCAGCgggcagaagatttttctctctgtttctctttctctgtataaatctggtctcttttccaataaaaataaaatgaaatcttttttttttttttaaatgccagtcATGTGCAGGTATCTGGTGAAATGGTTGACTGTAGCTTACTGaatgtttgtatttcttttttatttacagaGCTCAAAGCAGGCCTATCTTTAAAGAAGTAAAAGTTCATCTTTTGGAAGACGCGGGCACAGAAAAGGCTGCCGCTGCTCCGGAGGCCAGAGTTTCACCCAGCGGCGGTGATTCAGCCACGACCGTGGCCGCAGCGACTGCTGCTGCTATCGCAGCGGCAGCTCCGCTCATCAAGGTAGATTTTTCTGCCCAACTACTTTGTGAAATTCTGTAAATTATTGTATTCAACTGTAAATTCGGACTGTTCTACTTTGTTTCAGtctggaagaatttttttctgttgtggtTGTGTGTTACTATTCAAAGGCTGTGAAATTACCcgtatcacttttttttaaaagaaaagttattttattttgatgaataaAAGCAGTATTTGGTGATTGAAAAAGTTACTTCTTCAGTAAGTACATATAATAACATGGGTCTCTTATACATGAAAACAAGTCCTATAGATATAtactagggcccggcacggtagcctagtggctaaagtccttgccttgtattatccagggtcccatttgggcaccagtttgtatcccagtggctctgcttcccatccagctttctgcctgtggcctgggaaagcagttgaggacggcccaaagtcttgggatcctgtatctgtgtgggagacctggaagaagctcctggctcctggattcagattggctcaactttggctcttgtagccacttgggaagtgaatcatcagatggaagatcttcctctgtctctcctcctctctgtatatctgagtttcaaataaaagtaaatgaatctttaaaaaaaaaaaagaaatgatacattATTGAATTCCAGTTCTGTTAGGACAGGCAGCACACTGAAGGACATGCTGGAGCCTCTCATTGGTATCAAAGCTCAACAGAATTGTGACGCACACAGGGCCTTCGGTTCTTAGTTCTCAGAGAACGCTGCAGCATCTCTCCCTGGCAGGGCTGTCCAGGCTTCAGGCCTGGTGCTTTCCCATCTCCGGTCAGGAACTATCCATCTGTGTCTCGGAGCAAGTGGTTGGGATTCACCACCAAGTACAGGCCTTCTTCACAGCTCTCACTTCCTTGTGCAGCTTTTCGGTCCGGCTTGGGTAAGCTCAGTTAGAACGTGATTACAGTGCGTGAGTAGATGAATAAGTTTCTCAGTGATTCCCTTTTCATTTATAAGTTCCTCTTCAGAATCTAGATTCAGTTTCCTTCAAGGGTTTTCCTGTTTGTAGCACTGAAAGTCTCACTGTTTAGGAAGCCCGTTGCTCCCTGGCCACCCGCAAGGTTCAGCATCTGAGATCTGAGCTCTGGGAGGAGCCGGAGACATCTCTGTGCCTGGGCCATCGGTCTGTAATGGCGAGACGCACGGGTCTGAGCGAGCAAGGTTCCAGAGCTGGTGGGTGGAGCTCGGCCTTGTGTTAGCGGACTGTCAGAAACTACTCTGTCTTGTAGtacctttcttttaaatttccatGTAAGTATCCTAGTTCTTATAAATGtggcatgtttgtttttttttcatgcgAGTAAATGCTGTCCTAAGTTAGCTCTCTTCTGctctttatttctaaaaataaagtgGTTGGCAGCTTTTATTGGATCCTTTCTCACTGACAGTTGCCATAACTTTCTTGTAAATGACATAGTTTTGGTGTCTCTGTAATGAAataattttccatgaccttttcaGGTGCAGAGTGATTTGGAAGCAAAAGTCAATTCTGTCACAGAACTACTTAATAAGTTGCAGGAGACGGATAAACACCTACAGCGGGTTACAGAGCAGCAGACGAGCGTTCAGAAGAGACACGAGGCACTGCACTGTCACGACCATGACAAGCAGATGAGTGTGTTTATGGAGCACCACATTAGGCACCTTGAaaagctacagcagcagcagatggataTTCAGGTGTTTATAACGAAGCCGCTGCGCCTGCCATGGTGTTATTGCTTGGATCTCTAAGCCAATGTCCATTAACACTCACTGTAGCTCATTGGATGGTAACGGTGACATTCTGAAGCTGAGCTTTGCTTGCTCCTCCCTCTTGCCCTCTCTGGAGAACATCACGCGTTCTAGCTCAGTGTCACTGGTTCTGTGAGCACTGTCCCTGTCATTGTACATACTCGGCGGTCTTTTAATGCATACCCTTTTAAAAGCACTATCACCCAGCAGCGATTTATTTACTTTGGGGGTTCTTGGACCAGGAATGTGCATCAGAATCATTTGGAGGGCTTTATAAAAATCCGTGTGTTTGGGCCTGGCCGAGTCGGAGGTGGTGAGTGTGAGGTGGTGCCTGGGGAAGCTGTCTAATGATTCTCATGATGGACTCTTGGGGGAGAACCACCTGATGTTATGCTTTTACATTCACATTTAGTTAATTAAAagcatgaactttaaaaaaattattatttagttTACATCAAGATTGAGGCAATggtggaaggacagagagaggtcttccgtcaCTGGCTTTCTCCTCAGTTGGCTGCACAGACAGGGACgccgggaggcaggagctttgctctggatctcccacaagaatgtgGCGGCCCTAGCACTTaggccgtccttcactgcctttGCCTAGGCCGTTACCAGGGAGAAGGATGGtaaggagagcagctggggcttgaaccagcacccatgtgggatgccagtgttggaggtggcagctttacctactaggccacaatgctggccaagaatgaactttttttttttttttttcaaatcaacaatcaagatttattttggtcAGATTTAGGAGCACAGAACAGCAGAGGCCTCACGAGTGGAGAGCTCGCCACTTGTCCAAGGGACCACGGTTCGGGATGTATTTGACCCCACAGCCATCAGGGATGAGCCGCTTCTCGGCCACCATGTCTTCAAATTCATCTGCATTGAACTTAGTAAAGCCCCACTTCTTGGAGATGTGGATCTTCTGGCGACCAGGAAACTTGAACTTGGCCCTGCGTAGGGCCTCAACCACATGTTCCTTGTTCTGCAGCTTGGTGCGGATGGACATGATGACTTGGCCAATGTGAACCCTGGCAACTGTGCCCTGGGGCTTTCCAAAAGCACCCCGCATACCTGTCTGCAGCCTAGATGAGGAACAGCATGAGGTCAGAAGCAGGCTTGGCCACTGTGAAGGACTGTCTCCGAGGTCCCTTAGCAACCCGTACAAGGAACAGGCTGCATACACTACCAAGGAGAATGCTGTCTGCAGCCGCTGCACACAGTGCCCATGGCCTAGGGGAGCTGGTCGGCTTAATTAGCTGCAGGGAGAATGAActttttattgggcccagcgccgtggcctagtggctaaaagtcctcaccttgaatgcgccgggatcccatatgggcgctggttctagtcccaacagctccacttcccatccagctccctgtttgtggcctaggaaagcagtcgaggacagcccaatgttttgggaccctgaacctgtgtgggagacccggaggaggttcctggctcctggctctggatcggtgcagcaccggctgtcgcagtcacttggggaatgaatcagtggacagaggatcttcctctctgtctctcctcctcgttgtatatttgattttgcaataaaaataagtaaatcttttaaaagaaaaaaaatgaactttttttctctgtttttcctcctttttgcatatcagacattttttttaagtacaatCTCTGCCCTCAGGCAGGTGAAGTGTAATTCTCGActtcttttgatttgttttgttttaaaggtttattttactttataattggaaaggcagatatatagaaagaaggagagatggagagaaagatcatccacccaCTGACCCATTCCCCTAGTGGCTGCGATgcctggagccgagccaatctgaagccaggagccaggagcttcttccgggtctctcacgcggggttccaaggctttgggccatccttgtttgctttcccaggccacaagcaaggcactggatgggtagtggagcagccaggacatgaaccaatgctcaaAATGGATTCTGGCAGACCAGGTGAGGGTTTGGGCTATTGTACTGAGCCCAAGAATGATCATTTTTATCAggctgatttatttacttatttgagatagAGAGAGCGAGGGGTCCTACCGAGTCTATGTCTGCTGTCTAGTGTCTAGCCATTCTCTTATAACTGACTTCCTGTTGATGGACTTTCTGATTTTGGAAAAATGGCATCTGTTAATTCAGATGTCTTATTTACAAAGCTTATAATTAAAGGAAAATTAGGAGTTGcagtaacatattagttactaCTTTTTAAATACCCAATGAGTTAAAAGTTGAGCCTGTCTCATCTGTTATATATAGAAGGATACTGGGCTTTTAAACTTATGTATAATTCCAAAATTTCTTAGGTGTTTTTGCCCTGTCATATCAttctttaatttattattattattagtagtagtagtatttattgaaagagtaagatagagatcttcgatctgcttgttcatgtcccaaaCACCGACTTTAGCCAAGACTTGGCCAAACCAAACCAGGGTCCTGCAATTGAATATGGGTCTTCAGTTGGGTATTAGGGACTCATGTTCTTGACCGACACCTGCCACTTCCTGAGCTAGCTGTGAGAAGAAGCTGAAATTAAagctgagccaggacttgaactgggttGTGCAGTAGAAAATGCAGGAATCTCAAGCGATATGTATATTGGGCCCTCAAGTGATACattaactgttgtgccaaatgcctaccctggAACTCTcttttgaaatcattttaattaGTTAAGATACTTAACATGGGGGGCtgagtgtgatagcctagtggctaaatcctcaccttccctccaccaggatttcatatgggtgccggttctaatcccagcagccccgcttcccatccagcttcctgcttgtaacctgggaaaatagtcaaggacggcccaaagccttaggaccctgaacccgcaaAGGAGTCCCGGAGGAgatacctggctcctggccttggatcggtgcagctctggccattgaggccacttggagaataaatcattggacagaagatcttcctctctgtctctcctctgtgtatctgagtttcttataaaaattaaatcttaaaaaaaaaagaaaattttaatgtatAAAAAATAAGAGATGTTTTGGTTTAAATTCTCTGAAGCAGCGGTTCAGGGCTCATTGGTGTGGTTCCTGGGCCATCTCCGAAGATAGGAAGCAGGGTTTACAATGGTTGCACCACAAAGCAGTCAGGCTTAAGCTAGGTCTTTGTGATACCTCTCCTTTCCAATGGCATCTCTGCTGTTACTAGTACAGTGTGTAGTTAGAAAATGTAATGTATACATGggtgcttccaaaagtttgtggagaatggaattagaagtttattctgatgcaaaaGGGGTTTTGCAATCTGGGGCTGCCGTAGTGGCATAGAAGGTTCAGCTCCCACCTGTGCTGCTGACCTGTTCCAGAGTGTTGTTtcagtccctgctgccccacttccggcCATCCCTTcactagtgtgtctgggaaagcccCAGGACAGGAGACACATTTGGCTTCACCCTGGATCAGTCCTttctgtagcagccatttggggaatgtatcTGCGTATGCaagatttttttgtctctctaccactctacctttaaaaagaaataactaattaaattttaaaaggttttgaaaataggtttttttttttataacacgcATTTCCTTTTTGAGGACTCCTCCTCATATGTTTTagttttttataatttataataaattGTTTTCAAGCCTGCTTACAGATCTCTGCATTTTGTTATCTCTTACAAATGGGGTTTGAGAGTATTCAGGACTTTTTGTATTTTCTAGACTCACTTTATGAGTGCTGCGCTCAGGACCAGCAGTTTTCAGCCTGTTGGTCTGCCCTGTTGCCCTGCAGTGGGAGAaggccctgggagagcagccccTTCTGACCTGGGGAGCAGGTGGCTGTCCTCACACAACGCACTCACTTCTAAACCAGGTAAACAAATGTCAGCTGCAAAGTATCTTGGTGCTCTGTAAGCCAGCCGTTTATTTGCTAAGTGGATGGAGTCTtggttttataaaatatttgagagtctcttaaaaataaaattagctctTTTTTTAGAATCCAATAATTTTTAAGGTGTGTTGAAACTTGTTCATGTTAGAGATCATATCCcattctgtgattttttaaaaaaaccttcat from Ochotona princeps isolate mOchPri1 chromosome 6, mOchPri1.hap1, whole genome shotgun sequence encodes the following:
- the LOC131480428 gene encoding large ribosomal subunit protein uL16-like, with translation MVYAACSLYGLLRDLGDSPSQWPSLLLTSCCSSSRLQTGMRGAFGKPQGTVARVHIGQVIMSIRTKLQNKEHVVEALRRAKFKFPGRQKIHISKKWGFTKFNADEFEDMVAEKRLIPDGCGVKYIPNRGPLDKWRALHS